In one Elephas maximus indicus isolate mEleMax1 chromosome 9, mEleMax1 primary haplotype, whole genome shotgun sequence genomic region, the following are encoded:
- the LOC126082754 gene encoding ubiquitin-conjugating enzyme E2 C-like, with translation MASQSHDPAAASVVAARKGTEPSGGAARGSVGKRLQQELMTLMMSGDKGISAFPESDNLFKWVGTIHGAAGTVYEDLRYKLSLEFPSGYTYNAPTVKFLTPCYHPNMDTQGNICLDILKDKWSALYDVRTILLSIQSLLGEPNIDSPLNTHAAELWKNPTAFKKYLQETYSKQVSNQEP, from the coding sequence ATGGCTTCCCAGAGCCACGACCCAGCCGCAGCCAGCGTTGTCGCCGCCCGGAAAGGGACTGAGCCCAGCGGAGGCGCCGCCCGGGGCTCCGTGGGCAAGAGGCTACAGCAGGAGTTGATGACCCTCATGATGTCTGGTGACAAAGGAATTTCTGCCTTCCCTGAATCAGACAACCTTTTCAAGTGGGTGGGGAccatccatggagcagctggcacAGTATATGAAGACCTGAGGTATAAGCTCTCTCTCGAGTTCCCCAGTGGCTACACTTACAATGCGCCCACGGTGAAGTTCCTCACGCCCTGCTACCACCCCAACATGGACACTCAGGGTAACATCTGCCTAGACATCCTGAAGGACAAGTGGTCTGCCCTGTACGATGTCAGGACCATTCTCCTCTCTATCCAGAGCCTGCTGGGAGAACCCAACATCGATAGCCCCTTAAACACACATGCTGCCGAGCTCTGGAAAAACCCCACAGCCTTTAAGAAGTACCTGCAGGAAACCTACTCAAAGCAAGTCTCCAACCAAGAGCCCTGA